One window from the genome of Yamadazyma tenuis chromosome 7, complete sequence encodes:
- a CDS encoding uncharacterized protein (BUSCO:EOG09263D2P; EggNog:ENOG503P04J; COG:S), whose product MDPNTSILSAQAAPQAAEGTLVIIVCRAKHLPNRRKLDKQSPYVTLRLGTTAKKTPSHFRAGQTPDWTHEIRFDLTRERKPILKLDVLDETKNDPTPIGTCDIDCSVIFQQEKHQDGKYIHDMWYDLSLNGRRAGTIYLEMTFYPSAPVLPPKLYENGDYETSHMRGSGSSYSSGYGSAKDLPAPPRHPSQSRQPSVVDDIFVSADAKKKSLFRNLVGDVPDTSNGAEDDDVFVTPGTSPEKKSRFAKLTKLKSKFQSKDPIRTLWSAEERERHERGDRVTPIDIKEFDNLDELERDIQFNSPRSPQFAATADDSFDVPPSPPPHSEYSPVQPHSHTPSPHQTPPLKTSPLRKPPPETGVKAFKNLNLGSPATTSIPYSADTIGLDDEDGGLPTKVYFMDKQVKSLSHSSSPSAPEPVNKHEIDPKFYAPTPGEHFSRSRREEDKRTMDLRTRETGYLGDGQWDQKFSPSIFDRIPNDENLGFENKPHVPPKIPRGLTEQEYYVLDKENYLRDINGKRA is encoded by the coding sequence ATGGATCCCAACACCTCGATCCTCTCGGCCCAGGCCGCTCCCCAGGCTGCCGAAGGCACCTTGGTGATCATTGTGTGCCGAGCTAAACACTTGCCCAACCGACGCAAATTAGACAAACAATCACCCTACGTAACCCTCAGACTTGGAACCACCGCCAAAAAAACTCCGTCCCACTTTCGTGCCGGCCAAACCCCGGACTGGACCCACGAGATCCGCTTCGACTTGACCAGAGAACGAAAACCCATCTTGAAACTCGACGTGTTGGATGAAACCAAAAACGACCCCACGCCCATTGGAACCTGTGACATCGATTGTAGTGTGATTTTCCAGCAGGAAAAGCACCAGGACGGCAAGTATATCCACGACATGTGGTACGACTTGTCGTTGAACGGCAGAAGGGCCGGTACCATTTACTTGGAGATGACTTTCTACCCCAGCGCCCCGGTATTACCACCAAAGCTTTATGAAAATGGCGACTATGAGACGTCCCACATGCGGGGGTCCGGCTCCAGCTACCTGTCGGGCTACGGGTCCGCCAAGGACTTGCCAGCACCGCCACGGCACCCGTCTCAGTCGAGACAGCCCAGTGTGGTGGATGATATCTTTGTGAGCGCAGACGCTAAGAAAAAGTCGTTGTTCAGAAATTTGGTAGGGGATGTACCTGATACTTCCAATGGGGCTGAGGATGACGACGTGTTTGTGACGCCAGGTACCAGTCCTGAGAAGAAAAGCCGGTTTGCTAAGCTCACCAAACTCAAAAGTAAGTTTCAGAGCAAAGATCCTATCAGAACATTATGGAGTGCGGAGGAGCGAGAACGTCATGAGCGGGGGGACCGGGTGACCCCCATTGACATCAAGGAGTTTGATAATCTCGATGAGCTTGAGCGAGATATTCAGTTCAACAGTCCCAGAAGTCCtcaatttgcagccaccgCAGACGATTCGTTTGACGTGCCCCCCAGCCCACCGCCGCACTCCGAGTACCTGCCAGTCCAACCGCACTCGCATACTCCCCTGCCACACCAAACGCCTCCATTAAAAACATCTCCGCTAAGAAAACCTCCTCCCGAAACCGGTGTCAAAGCCTTCAAAAACCTCAACCTTGGTTCTCCTGCCACCACATCGATTCCATACTCGGCTGATACAATTGGCCttgacgatgaagatggcGGTTTGCCTACCAAGGTATATTTCATGGATAAGCAGGTAAAATCGTTATCGCACTCTTCGCTGCCTAGTGCGCCGGAGCCCGTGAACAAACACGAAATTGACCCCAAATTCTATGCCCCTACGCCAGGCGAGCACTTCAGCCGGAGTCGGCGTGAGGAGGACAAGCGGACGATGGACTTGCGGACGCGCGAGACCGGGTACTTGGGAGACGGTCAGTGGGACCAGAAGTTCAGTCCTTCAATATTTGATCGGATTCCCAACGATGAGAACTTGGGATTTGAAAACAAGCCACATGTGCCTCCTAAGATACCGCGGGGGTTGACGGAGCAGGAGTACTATGTTCTTGATAAGGAGAATTATTTGCGGGACATCAATGGTAAGAGGGCGTAG
- the RRP9 gene encoding pre-rRNA processing protein (COG:A; EggNog:ENOG503NYVC), which produces MAGDPFLSDPSRKRKRANRQTSTVNRNTKNGGRSTERMSRVPQDDEISGSSDTDDNSNNISDRDVEQMSSDEEFQDENAADKRRRLAKQYLENLKNADLDEDDEFNAKDLDDDIVGRRLQRDVAESKGHMFKFYGAKFSSQMEEVRPVVTRIGSKNLTGIAIHHPYLYTVSKDIELVKWQIHADKRKPSRVKHTKGGSKYSDLRDEQHRNHHHAAINCVATSPDGRFVVTGGDDGRLIIWSTENLACLKVLETRAAVNSLSFRRNSDQLYAACADLKVRTYSVTQFSQLETLYGHQDNIADISSLSRETCVSVGSRDRTALFWKIADESRLTFRSGDGAKPAKGSDTFRSEGSLDCVSMVDESHFLTGSDNGNLCLWSLAKKKPVFTRRLAHGLEPEMAPARASAETAAGVEIQVPIRQPYWITSVYAIPFSDVFVTGSYSGDIKVWKIDREGMRSFEVIGSLAAKGCVNRIAVAEFTSAKKIVVYALVGKEHRFGRWQKVEGRNALVSFAFNI; this is translated from the coding sequence ATGGCAGGAGACCCGTTCCTTTCTGATCCCtcaaggaagaggaagcGTGCCAACCGGCAGACCAGCACCGTGAACAGAAATACCAAAAATGGTGGCCGATCCACTGAGCGTATGTCTCGAGTTCCCCAAGACGATGAGATCTCTGGGTCCAGTGACACCGATGATAACTCCAACAATATCAGTGATAGAGACGTCGAGCAGATGTCATCGGACGAGGAGTTCCAGGACGAAAACGCCGCCGACAAGAGAAGACGATTGGCCAAACAATACCTcgagaatttgaaaaacgCAGACCTcgatgaagacgatgagtTCAACGCAaaggacttggatgatgatattgtTGGCCGCCGATTGCAACGGGACGTGGCCGAGTCTAAGGGTCacatgttcaagttctacGGGGCCAAGTTTTCGCTGCAGATGGAAGAAGTCCGGCCGGTGGTGACCAGAATTGGGTCCAAGAACCTCACGGGCATCGCCATTCACCACCCATATTTATACACCGTTTCCAAGGACATCGAGTTGGTGAAGTGGCAGATCCACGCCGACAAACGCAAGCCGAGCCGCGTGAAGCACACGAAGGGTGGATCCAAGTACTCTGATCTCAGAGATGAGCAACACCgaaaccaccaccacgcAGCCATTAATTGTGTGGCCACATCTCCCGACGGGAGGTTCGTGGTGACTGGAGGCGACGACGGCCGGCTCATCATTTGGTCCACCGAGAACCTAGCGTgcttgaaggtgttggaaaCGCGAGCAGCCGTCAACTCCCTAAGTTTTAGAAGAAACTCCGACCAGCTCTATGCTGCCTGTGCGGACCTCAAGGTGAGGACATATTCCGTCACCCAATTCTCCCAGTTGGAGACGTTGTACGGCCACCAGGACAATATCGCCGACATCTCGTCCTTGTCGAGGGAGACATGTGTATCGGTGGGTTCTCGTGACCGAACTGCGTTATTCTGGAAAATCGCCGACGAGTCTCGTTTGACGTTCCGCAGCGGTGATGGGGCCAAACCGGCAAAGGGCCTGGACACCTTCCGGTCGGAAGGACTGCTTGACTGTGTGTCGATGGTGGATGAGTCCCACTTTTTGACGGGGTCTGATAACGGAAACTTGTGTCTTTGGTCGCTtgcaaagaagaagcctgTTTTCACCAGGCGATTGGCACACGGGCTCGAGCCGGAAATGGCACCAGCTCGTGCCAGTGCCGAAACCGCTGCTGGGGTTGAAATTCAGGTACCCATAAGACAACCGTACTGGATAACGTCGGTGTATGCGATTCCGTTCAGTGATGTGTTTGTGACCGGATCGTACAGCGGAGACATCAAGGTGTGGAAGATTGATAGAGAAGGTATGAGGAGTTTTGAGGTGATTGGGTCgttggctgcaaaaggCTGCGTGAACCGAATCGCGGTGGCAGAATTTACCAGTGCAAAGAAGATAGTTGTGTATGCATTGGTGGGTAAAGAGCATAGGTTTGGCCGGTGGCAGAAGGTGGAGGGCCGGAATGCCTTGGTATCATTTGCATTTAACATTTAA
- a CDS encoding mitochondrial 54S ribosomal protein mL58 (EggNog:ENOG503P46F; COG:J), giving the protein MRFVRAYSVKSLPFEAKPVNKFNPVKSAYNFRPKTPTNGLVYAPPASLTSVKQTPNAFLPQSDPRKNLGVQKTYTEGEVNDMPVIYGTTKSYHVSQETALEILNLRTSDPSQWTISKLCKKYNVNPHFIINLTKDFKPKAREAENPQLSKRQLDQKKRVQMWLRNEF; this is encoded by the coding sequence ATGAGATTCGTACGTGCGTACTCAGTGAAGTCATTACCGTTTGAGGCCAAGCcggtcaacaagttcaatccGGTGAAGTCGGCTTATAACTTCAGACCAAAAACCCCCACAAACGGTCTTGTTTATGCCCCTCCAGCGTCCCTCACATCTGTCAAACAAACTCCCAACGCTTTCCTCCCACAATCTGATCCCAGAAAGAATTTGGGAGTGCAGAAAACATACACTGAAGGCGAAGTCAACGATATGCCTGTGATATATGGCACCACTAAGTCTTACCATGTGAGTCAGGAAACTGctcttgaaatcttgaatttgagaACCTCCGATCCAAGTCAGTGGACCATTTCCAAGCTTTGCAAAAAATACAATGTCAACCCCCATTTCATCATAAACTTGACCAAGGATTTCAAACCCAAGGCCCGCGAAGCCGAGAATCCTCAGTTGTCGAAGAGACAATTGGaccaaaagaagagagTGCAGATGTGGTTAAGAAATGAGTTTTAA
- the RPC31 gene encoding DNA-directed RNA polymerase III subunit C31 (EggNog:ENOG503P5M4; COG:K), which yields MSFRSKGFGRTILPFGLDYSDVLTTSFDVEKPKLILPVNAPLSAAEKDQAIQAINLTKLVLDGPFYTGNSVDSQQQVTPTTHPDGIERHSDKYKKVKKIGSTIEDHPYNLEFFPQELYSVMGVSKKKKIGLSSYKAAHEIHSDVKAPSPISEDKSKLVLEQLKDMAVDLDTKEDDINGDDMDPDDDEDDDNIEDEFEDDEDDDYNAEKYFDDGNDDFADNGEDEAAF from the coding sequence ATGTCCTTCAGATCAAAAGGGTTTGGTAGAACCATTTTACCATTTGGCTTGGACTACAGCGACGTGTTGACCACAAGCTTCGATGTGGAGAAACCTAAACTTATACTCCCCGTCAACGCCCCGTTGTCTGCCGCCGAAAAAGATCAAGCCATCCAAGCCATAAACCTCACCAAACTCGTACTAGACGGCCCCTTCTACACTGGTAATTCTGTCGACAGCCAGCAACAGGTAACCCCTACCACCCACCCCGACGGAATCGAAAGACACTCCGATAAGTACAAAAAGGTCAAAAAAATTGGCTCCACCATCGAAGACCATCCTTATAATCTTGAGTTCTTCCCCCAAGAACTATACTCGGTGATGGGAGTCAgtaaaaagaagaaaataGGGTTATCTTCCTACAAAGCAGCACACGAGATCCACAGCGACGTCAAAGCACCCCTGCCGATACTGGAAGACAAGTCAAAATTGGTTCTCGAGCAGTTGAAAGATATGGCTGTAGATCTTGACACCAAGGAAGATGACATTAACGGAGATGATATGGACCCGGACgacgatgaagacgatgataATATAGAAGACGAGTTCGAggatgacgaagatgatgactaCAATGCTGAAAAGTATTTTGATGACGGAAACGACGATTTTGCCGATAATGGCGAAGACGAAGCAGCATTTTGA
- a CDS encoding uncharacterized protein (COG:U; EggNog:ENOG503P75J), producing MSQTRGTFDFIFDYVDRESYTKYFRLVVAVCGYIIVRGLYQKWATKFHIQQEVNRDNAEKAAKPAKDAELQKQYEEKLQQEAKTFGWGKKTRRDTKLKQAYIEDQFNELRQRHQSAYDAAEDHDIEYLLED from the coding sequence ATGTCACAAACAAGAGGCACGTTCGACTTCATCTTTGACTACGTTGACAGAGAGTCTTACACAAAGTACTTTCGGTTGGTAGTTGCTGTATGTGGTTATATCATTGTTCGTGGGCTCTACCAGAAGTGGGCCACCAAGTTCCATATCCAGCAAGAAGTGAACAGAGACAATGCGGAAAAAGCGGCCAAGCCTGCCAAAGACGCGGAACTCCAGAAACAGTACGAAGAGAAGTTGCAGCAGGAGGCCAAGACGTTTGGGTGGGGGAAGAAAACCAGAAGAgacaccaagttgaaacagGCATATATTGAAGATCAGTTCAATGAGTTAAGACAGAGGCATCAAAGCGCGTACGACGCGGCCGAAGATCATGACATCGAGTACCTTCTTGAGGACTAG